A region of the Variovorax sp. 54 genome:
AGCGGCGACCTGATGGTCGACAAGGGCCGCCTCGAAATCGACGGCAAGGACGTGACCCGCCTGAACGCCTGGCAGCGCTCGGGCATGGTGGCCCGCGTGTTCCAGGACCCGATGGCCGGCACCTGCGAGGCGCTGACCATCGAGGAAAACATGGCGCTGGCGTGGAAGCGCGGCGAGCGCAGGGGCTTCGGCTTCTCGCTGAATCGCAACCTGCGCGAGCTGTTCCGCGAGAAGCTGTCGATCCTGAAGCTGGGCCTCGAAAACCGGCTGGCCGACCGCATCGGCCTGCTCTCGGGCGGCCAGCGCCAGGCCGTGAGCCTGCTGATGGCGTCGCTGCGGCCTTCGCGCATCCTGCTGCTCGACGAGCACACGGCCGCGCTCGACCCGAAGACCGCGGCCTTCGTGCTGGAACTCACCGCCAAGATCGTCGAAGGCAGCCAGCTCACCGCGATGATGGTCACGCACAGCATGCGCCAGGCGCTGGACTACGGTTCGCGCACCGTGATGCTGCACGAAGGCCAGGTGATCCTCGACGTGGCCGGCGACCAGCGCTCGGGCCTGGACGTGCCCGACCTGCTGCGCATGTTCGAGCAGACGCGCGGCGAGAAGCTGGACGACGACAAGCTGCTGCTCGCCTGATGGACGCAGCGCCTTCTCTGCTCGTGCGCGACATGCGCGCGGACGATCTCGACGCCGTGCTGGCGGTCCAGCTCGCCTGCTACGGCGCGGGGTTCGTGGAGGACGGCGTGCTCATCGCGCGGCGGCTGGCCGCCTCGCCGCGCACCGGCTGGGTGGCCGAGCACGGCGGCGCCGTGCGGGCCTACCTGGCGGCGTACCCCTCGCAGCGCGGCAAGCTCACGCCGTTGCACGGCGACTTCGAGGTGGCGCCCGACGCCGACGCGCTGTACCTGCACGACCTGGCCGTGCACCCCGAGGCCTCGGGGCTGGGCCTGGGGCCGCGCCTCGTGCGCCACGCCTGGGCCCACGCACTGCGGGCGGGCTGGCGGCATTCGACGCTGGTGTCGGTGCAGGCCTCGGTCGGGTTCTGGGAGCGCCAGGGGTATGCGGCCACGGCGCCGGCCGGCGACGAGCAGCAGGCCCGGCTGGCAACCTACCCCGGGCTGTCGATCTACATGGCCCGCCGGCTCGATTAACGCCGGCTCAGCGGCCCCAGCCGCGCATCACCAACCACTGCACGGTGCCGCAGACCGCCGCCAGCGCGGCATAAGTGGTCATCGAGCCGTCGCGGCCCGTGACGATCAGGCCGGCCAGCGAAGTCAGCAGGCCGGCCCCGAAGGTGATCGCCCATTGCATCCACCCGCGCGGAACGCCGGTGCGCGGGCCCCCGAGAAAGCGGCCCACGACCACGAGCACCCCGGCAATGAAAGCCGCAGGTGCCGCAAAATTAAGCAGGTGATTGAAGAGGTCCAGCAAGTCCATGAAGGGCCGTGAGTGAGCACGAAGGCCATGTGGCGGCGCATATGGCTGTCATAGGGAAAGCCATTTGCCCCTCGGCAAACCTCGCCCGGCTGCTGATTTTATAATCATGGAATGTCAGTCTGGGCTCTCGGCTTGAACCACACGACCGCGCCGCTCGATCTGCGCGGTCGTTTCGCGTTCGCGCTCGACCAGATCGCCCCGACGCTGCACAGCCTGCGCAGTTCTTTCGGCAGCAGCAGCCACCCGCAGGTCGAGGCCGCGATCATCTCGACCTGCAACCGCACCGAGATCTATTGCGCCTCCGAGCACATCGCGCTCGACCACACCTTCGGCTGGCTGGCCCAGAGCGGCGGCGTGGCCCCCGCCCTGCTGCGCTCGCATGCCTACACCCTGCACGACGACGAAGCCGCACGCCATGCCTTCCGCGTGGCCAGCGGGCTCGACTCCATGGTGCTCGGCGAAGCCCAGATCCTCGGCCAGATGAAAGACGCCGTGCGCGCGGCCGAAACCGCCGGCGCGCTCGGCAGCACGCTCAACCAGCTGTTCCAGCGCTCGTTCGCGGTCGCCAAAGAAGTGCGCACCGCCACCGAAATCGGTGCCCACTCGATCAGCATGGCCGCCGCCGCCGTGCGCCTGGCCGGCCAGCTGTTCGAAGACCTGCGCACCACGCGCGTGCTGTTCGTCGGCGCGGGCGAAATGATCGACCTCGCGGCCACGCACTTCGCGGCCAAGGAGCCCAAGGCCATCGCCATCGCCAACCGCACGCTGGAGCGCGGCGAAAAGCTCGCCTCGCGCTTCGGCGGCGAAGCCATGCGGCTGGCCGACCTGCCGGCACGGCTGGCCGAGTTCGACATCGTCATCAGCTGCACCGCGAGCACGCTGCCGATCATCGGCCTGGGCGCCGTGGAGCGCGCGCTCAAGACCCGCAAGCACCGCCCGATGTTCATGGTCGACCTGGCCGTGCCGCGCGACATCGAGCCCGAAGTGAAGGCGCTCGAAGACATCTACCTGTACACCGTGGACGACCTCGCCCAGGTCGTGCAACAGGGCCAGGCCAACCGCCAGGCCGCCGTGGCGCAGGCCGAAGTCATCATCGACGCCGGCGTGCAGAGCTTCATGCACTGGCTGGGCCAGCGCGGCACCGTGCCGCTGATCCAGCAGCTGAACGCGCAGGCCGACGAATGGCGCGCCACCGAAATGGCCCGCGCGCGCAAGCTGCTCGCCAAGGGCGAATCGGTCGAGGCCGTGCTCGAAGCCATGTCGCGCGGGCTCACGCAGAAGATGATGCACGGCGCGATGGCCGAGCTGCATGCGGGCGATGCCGCCTCGCGCGAACAGACGGCGCAGACGCTCTCGCGCCTGTTCCTGCGCAAAGAGCGTTAGCGACGACGCTCGCAAATGGCCCGCCGCGCGGGCCGCGGTCTTCATTCATGCGCCCTGCCGCTGCACTGCGGCGTTCCTCCCTCCCATTTTTCGGGCCCCTTCCGTCGTGAAATCCTTTCTGCGCCACCAACTCGAACGTTATGTCCAACGCCTGGGCGAGCTCGACTTCCTGCTCTCGCGCGAAGACATCATGAGCGACATGGCGCAGTACCGCACCATCTCGCGCGAGCACGCCGAGGTCACGCAGATCGCCGGCCGCTACGAGCGCTTCAAGCAGCGCGAAGCCGACATCGCGGGTGCGAAAGAAATGCTCGACGACCCCGACATGGCCGAGATGGCCACGGAAGAAATCGCCGGTGCCGAGGCCGAGCTGGTGCAGCTCGAAGACGAGCTGCAGCGCCTGCTGCTGCCCAAGGACCCGGACGACGCGCGCAACGCCTTCATGGAAATCCGTGCCGGCACGGGCGGCGACGAATCGGCCCTCTTCGCAGGCGATCTGCTGCGCATGTACACGCGCTACTGCGAGCGCGCCGGCCTGCGCTGCGAGATCGTGAGCGAAAGCGCGAGCGAGCTCGGCGGCTACAAGGAAGTGGTGATCCGCATCGTCGGCGACGAGGTGTTCGGCAAGCTGCGCTTCGAATCGGGCGGCCACCGCGTGCAACGCGTGCCAGCCACCGAGACGCAGGGCCGCATCCACACCAGCGCCTGCACCGTCGCCGTGCTGGCCGAGCCCGACGAGACCGTGGCGGTGCAGATCAACCCGGCCGACCTGCGCATCGACACCTACCGCGCGAGCGGCGCCGGCGGCCAGCACATCAACAAGACCGACTCGGCCGTGCGCATCACGCACATCCCGACCGGCATCGTGGCCGAGTGCCAGGACGACCGCAGCCAGCACCGCAACAAGGCCAAGGCGCTGCAGGTGCTGTCGGCACGCATCCAGGAGAAGGACCGCAGCGAACGTGCGGCCAAGGACGCGGCGATGCGCAAGGGCCTGATCGGCAGCGGCGACCGCTCGGACCGCATCCGCACCTACAACTTCCCGCAGGGCCGGCTCACCGACCACCGCATCAACCTGACGCTCTACAAGCTGCTCGCCATCATGGAAGGCGACCTGGGCGATGTGCTCGAAGCACTGCGCGCCGCGCGCGAGGCCGAGCAGCTGGCCGAGCTGGAATCGAGCCTGCCCGCGTGATGACCGACACCACCGCACCGTCCACCGTGGCGCAGGCGCTGGCCGCGGCCGTCGCGCTGGGCGTCGACCGCCTCGACGCCCAGTTGCTGCTGCTGCACGCGCTGGGCCGCCCCGTGAACGACCGCGCCTGGCTGCTCGCGCACGACACCGACCCGTTTCCCGGCGAGGCCTGGCCCGCGTTCGCGCGCCAGCTGTCGCGCCGCACGGCGGGCGAGCCGGTCGCCTACCTGCTGGGCGAGAAAGAATTCCACGGCCTGCAGCTGCAGGTCGACGCCCGCGTGCTGGTGCCGCGCCCCGACACCGAAACGCTGGTCGAGTGGGCCCTCGCCTGCCTCGATGCCCGCCCGTCCCCGCGCGTGCTCGACCTCGGCACGGGCAGCGGCGCGATCGCGCTGGCGCTGCAGCATGCGCGCCCGGATGCGCAGGTCGACGCGGTCGATGCCAGCGCCGACGCGCTCGCGGTGGCCCGGGCCAACGCGCAGCGCCTGGGCCTGCCGGTGCGTTTCACCGAATCGAGCTGGCTCGACGGCGCCGCCGATGGCTACGCGGTCATCGCCAGCAACCCGCCGTACATCGCCGCCGGCGACCCGCACCTGCCCGCGCTGCGTCATGAGCCGACCCGCGCGCTGGTCGCGGGCGCCGACGGCCTCGACGACATCCGCCAGATCATGCGCGACGCGCCCACCCACCTGGCCGACGGCGGCTGGCTGCTGCTGGAGCACGGCCACGACCAGGCCGCGGCGGTGCGCCAGCTGCTGGCCGAACGCGGCTTCGCCGAAGTGCAAAGCCGCGACGATCTTGCCGGCATCGCGCGCTGCTCCGGCGGCGTTTGGCGCACGGTGAAATAATCCCCCCAGCCCACTTTTCTTCAGGAGTCCCCATGTCCGACGCTCAACAACGCATCGACGACCTCGTCAAATCCAACGAACTCGTGCTCTTCATGAAGGGCAACGCCAGCTTCCCGATGTGCGGTTTCTCGGGCCGCGCCATCCAGATCCTCAAGGCCGTGGGTGTCGACACCAAGGCGCTGAAGACCGTCAACGTGCTCGAAGACGACGGCATCCGCCAGGGCATCAAGGAATACAGCAACTGGCCCACCATCCCCCAGCTCTACGTGAAGGGCGAATTCGTGGGCGGCTCGGACATCATGATGGAGATGTACGAGTCGGGCGAGCTGCAGCAGGTGATCGGCGGCGGCGCGTCCGCCTGAGCCCTGCGCTCCCTGTTTGACGGGCGCCGCGCCCCGCGCGCGCCCGAACCCGGTGCCAGTCATGGCACCATGGCGGTCTACAACGTGCCGCCATGACTCTCACCCAAAGCCTGCTCATCATCGCGCTGCTGATCGCGATGAGCGCCTTCTTCTCCCTCGCCGAAATCTGCCTGGCCGCCTCGCGCCGCCTGCGTTTGCGCCAGATGGCCGACGAGGGCGACCCGCGCGCGGAAAAGGTGCTGCGCGTGCAGGAGCAGC
Encoded here:
- a CDS encoding ABC transporter ATP-binding protein, yielding MLRAQQLEITFNPGTPIENRVLRGLSLDIPTGQFVTVIGSNGAGKSTFLNAISGDLMVDKGRLEIDGKDVTRLNAWQRSGMVARVFQDPMAGTCEALTIEENMALAWKRGERRGFGFSLNRNLRELFREKLSILKLGLENRLADRIGLLSGGQRQAVSLLMASLRPSRILLLDEHTAALDPKTAAFVLELTAKIVEGSQLTAMMVTHSMRQALDYGSRTVMLHEGQVILDVAGDQRSGLDVPDLLRMFEQTRGEKLDDDKLLLA
- a CDS encoding GNAT family N-acetyltransferase, with the protein product MDAAPSLLVRDMRADDLDAVLAVQLACYGAGFVEDGVLIARRLAASPRTGWVAEHGGAVRAYLAAYPSQRGKLTPLHGDFEVAPDADALYLHDLAVHPEASGLGLGPRLVRHAWAHALRAGWRHSTLVSVQASVGFWERQGYAATAPAGDEQQARLATYPGLSIYMARRLD
- the hemA gene encoding glutamyl-tRNA reductase; this encodes MSVWALGLNHTTAPLDLRGRFAFALDQIAPTLHSLRSSFGSSSHPQVEAAIISTCNRTEIYCASEHIALDHTFGWLAQSGGVAPALLRSHAYTLHDDEAARHAFRVASGLDSMVLGEAQILGQMKDAVRAAETAGALGSTLNQLFQRSFAVAKEVRTATEIGAHSISMAAAAVRLAGQLFEDLRTTRVLFVGAGEMIDLAATHFAAKEPKAIAIANRTLERGEKLASRFGGEAMRLADLPARLAEFDIVISCTASTLPIIGLGAVERALKTRKHRPMFMVDLAVPRDIEPEVKALEDIYLYTVDDLAQVVQQGQANRQAAVAQAEVIIDAGVQSFMHWLGQRGTVPLIQQLNAQADEWRATEMARARKLLAKGESVEAVLEAMSRGLTQKMMHGAMAELHAGDAASREQTAQTLSRLFLRKER
- the prfA gene encoding peptide chain release factor 1, coding for MKSFLRHQLERYVQRLGELDFLLSREDIMSDMAQYRTISREHAEVTQIAGRYERFKQREADIAGAKEMLDDPDMAEMATEEIAGAEAELVQLEDELQRLLLPKDPDDARNAFMEIRAGTGGDESALFAGDLLRMYTRYCERAGLRCEIVSESASELGGYKEVVIRIVGDEVFGKLRFESGGHRVQRVPATETQGRIHTSACTVAVLAEPDETVAVQINPADLRIDTYRASGAGGQHINKTDSAVRITHIPTGIVAECQDDRSQHRNKAKALQVLSARIQEKDRSERAAKDAAMRKGLIGSGDRSDRIRTYNFPQGRLTDHRINLTLYKLLAIMEGDLGDVLEALRAAREAEQLAELESSLPA
- the prmC gene encoding peptide chain release factor N(5)-glutamine methyltransferase produces the protein MTDTTAPSTVAQALAAAVALGVDRLDAQLLLLHALGRPVNDRAWLLAHDTDPFPGEAWPAFARQLSRRTAGEPVAYLLGEKEFHGLQLQVDARVLVPRPDTETLVEWALACLDARPSPRVLDLGTGSGAIALALQHARPDAQVDAVDASADALAVARANAQRLGLPVRFTESSWLDGAADGYAVIASNPPYIAAGDPHLPALRHEPTRALVAGADGLDDIRQIMRDAPTHLADGGWLLLEHGHDQAAAVRQLLAERGFAEVQSRDDLAGIARCSGGVWRTVK
- the grxD gene encoding Grx4 family monothiol glutaredoxin codes for the protein MSDAQQRIDDLVKSNELVLFMKGNASFPMCGFSGRAIQILKAVGVDTKALKTVNVLEDDGIRQGIKEYSNWPTIPQLYVKGEFVGGSDIMMEMYESGELQQVIGGGASA